In a genomic window of bacterium:
- a CDS encoding HDOD domain-containing protein gives MMTSASHHVNEIKLVLKRISELPTPPAALYKMLDALSNPKLSMARISKTVLEDPALSSKMLKLANSPYYGFQKEVKSVEHAMVLLGVETVKALALGVSIFNTFHDYSDLRGMNKAGLWTHFLAVGFCANQIATAAQMTVPDVAFTAGIIHDIGRLALLRLFPAESAAIIESIKNGELSLLEAEKETFGLDHQEAGAFLADYWSLPDELHDCIALHHDEAALEKGGITGAIYLADKICKRRQLGWTGEVITPEVSSDELAELRISPEQLAEIQKRLTEKEPYMQEFFKTIW, from the coding sequence ATGATGACCTCTGCGAGCCATCACGTAAACGAAATCAAGCTAGTGCTGAAGCGCATATCGGAACTCCCGACGCCGCCGGCAGCGTTATATAAAATGCTGGACGCCCTCTCAAACCCGAAGCTTTCAATGGCAAGAATCTCGAAGACCGTCTTGGAGGACCCCGCCCTGTCCAGCAAGATGCTAAAGCTGGCCAATTCGCCTTACTACGGTTTTCAGAAAGAGGTCAAGAGCGTTGAGCATGCGATGGTTCTTCTCGGGGTTGAAACGGTCAAGGCGCTCGCGCTAGGGGTCTCGATATTCAATACTTTTCACGATTATAGCGACTTAAGAGGCATGAACAAAGCAGGCCTTTGGACACATTTCTTGGCTGTCGGCTTTTGTGCGAACCAGATCGCGACAGCTGCGCAGATGACTGTCCCAGACGTTGCTTTCACGGCCGGCATCATCCACGACATTGGGAGGCTTGCTCTCCTCAGGCTGTTTCCGGCGGAGTCGGCTGCGATAATCGAGAGCATCAAGAATGGTGAGCTCTCGTTGCTTGAGGCCGAGAAGGAGACATTTGGCCTTGACCACCAAGAGGCTGGTGCGTTTCTGGCGGACTACTGGAGCTTGCCGGACGAGCTACACGACTGCATCGCTCTTCATCACGATGAGGCGGCGCTTGAGAAGGGCGGCATCACTGGGGCAATCTACCTAGCGGACAAGATATGCAAACGCCGTCAACTAGGTTGGACTGGAGAGGTAATAACTCCCGAAGTGAGTTCTGATGAGCTTGCCGAGCTGCGCATCAGCCCCGAACAGCTCGCGGAGATTCAGAAGCGCCTCACGGAAAAGGAGCCGTACATGCAAGAGTTTTTTAAGACTATTTGGTAG